The following proteins are encoded in a genomic region of Vicugna pacos chromosome 16, VicPac4, whole genome shotgun sequence:
- the SPMAP1 gene encoding sperm microtubule associated protein 1 — MVHLCECPLRLEKSFILDGVAVSTIARSYEHVRPKLWSAIPPYNAQQDCHARRYFRSRVVPPILRKTDQDHGGTGRDGWIVDYFHIFGQGQRYLNRRNWAGAGHSLQQVTGHNHYNADLKAIQGFNGRFGYRRNTPALRQRPSVFGEVTQFPLF; from the exons ATGGTGCATTTGTGCGAGTGTCCTCTGCGGCTGGAGAAGAGCTTCATTTTGGATGGGGTGGCTGTGAGCACCATAGCCCGCAGCTATGAGCATGTGAGGCCCAAGCTCTGGTCGGCGATTCCACCATACAACGCGCAGCAGGACTGCCACGCCCGCCGGTACTTCCGGAGCCGCGTGGTCCCTCCCATCTTGCGGAAAACTGACCAG GATCACGGCGGTACAGGAAGGGATGGCTGGATAGTGGATTATTTCCACATCTTTGGTCAAGGACAGAGATACCTCAACAGGAGAAACTGGGCGGGGGCAG GGCATTCCCTCCAGCAGGTGACCGGGCACAATCACTATAATGCCGATTTGAAAGCGATCCAGGGGTTCAATGGCAGGTTTGGCTATCGCCGAAACACCCCAGCCCTCCGCCAGCGCCCATCTGTCTTTGGAGAGGTCACCCAATTCCCTCTCTTCTAA
- the RPL23 gene encoding large ribosomal subunit protein uL14, whose product MSKRGRGGSSGAKFRISLGLPVGAVINCADNTGAKNLYIISVKGIKGRLNRLPAAGVGDMVMATVKKGKPELRKKVHPAVVIRQRKSYRRKDGVFLYFEDNAGVIVNNKGEMKGSAITGPVAKECADLWPRIASNAGSIA is encoded by the exons ATGTCGAAGCGAG GACGTGGTGGGTCCTCCGGTGCGAAATTCCGGATTTCCCTGGGGCTTCCGGTTGGAGCAGTCATCAACTGTGCTGACAACACAG GAGCCAAAAATCTGTATATTATCTCTGTGAAGGGGATCAAGGGACGACTGAATAGACTGCCTGCTGCTGGTGTGGGTGACATGGTGATGGCCACAGTCAAGAAAGGCAAACCAGAGCTCAGAAAGAAGG TACATCCAGCAGTGGTAATTCGACAACGAAAGTCATACCGGAGAAAAGATGGtgtgtttctttattttgaaGATAACGCAGGAGTCATAGTCAACAATAAAGGCGAGATGAAAG GTTCTGCCATCACAGGACCAGTTGCAAAGGAATGTGCAGACTTGTGGCCCAGGATTGCATCCAATGCTGGCAGCATTGCATGA